GTAATGGAAGAAGTCGTCCATGGCGTCTTACAACAGTACGAAAAAGAACTTCATCTGACATGCAACTGCGACAGATGCAAAGACGACATCATGGCAATCGCACTCAACGAAATCAAACCGCGCTATATCGTCAACAGCAAATTGAGTCCGTACATCCGTGCCGAACACGTCGCGGATCGGCAAGGCGCAACGAACATCCTCTCAACAGTCGTCAAAGCAGCACGAATCGTCTCTGCTAACCCGCGCTGCGATAACGCAAAAAAAGAGTAGGCCGGGAGAAATCCCAAAGCCTACTCTACTTCGAAAACAACGACATCACACTATGGATATTCTGGTTCACCTGTTTCACAAGCAAATGATCGCCTTGCTGACGAATGTCCAGATTGACAAAATTAATCATTTCCTTCGCCATATCCGTATCCTCCAGCAACGAAAGCGACTTTGTCAAATTAGTTTCGAACACGAGCACATTCGTTAAATGATGCTCGACCGCTTCCATATTCGAGCCGATCCGCGTCAAATGCCTGGAAACCGTCTTGATAGCCTCATCGATCTTCGTAATCAGCTCATTCGCCTCCGCTCGCATCCGCAGCGAAGCCCCTTCAAGGCCGAGTGCCTTCGAACTGACATCCACAAGCGTAATCTGCATCTGCTGTCCGGCATTCGCCCCGACTTGCAACGTCAACGACCCGTTCTGACCTAAAATCTTCTTCGTATTAAACTCAAGCTTCGTCGCCGTATCGTCCACAGCACCTAGCAAATGATCAAGCTCCACCTGGCTCGCCGCCCGGTCATTCACCGTTAGTGTATCATTCGCACTCATCACCGCAAGCTCCCGCGCCCGCTGCAACAGGCCGTTCACATTATTCAGCCCTTCATTCGACGCCTCAAGAACAGACAACCCGTCCTGCATATTGCTTTGCGCCCGGGAAATCCCGCGAATCTGCGCGCGCATCGTCTCTGAAATCGACAGACCCGAAGCATTGTCGCTGCCCTTCGCAATCTTCACGCCAGACCCAAGCTTCACCAAACTATTTTCGATCTGCCCAGCGTTCCGCATCGACCGGTTCGCCGAAACCGCAATATGCTCTGAACTCAAAACACGCATTCCATCACCCCAATTCTAACCTCATCAACTTCTCCATCTTTATATCGACCCAAAACGGTTGAAATGAACAGAAAAAAGTCGATACAAAAAGAAAAGCGGCAGGAGGTCCCACATGACAACAATAGACATCGAAAAAGCAATTCAAATCTACATAGAAGCAAGCGCCTCCACACTATCGATGATGGAATACGTCCTCCTCCTGCTCAACGAATTCCAGAAAAACGTCCAGCAGTGTAAGCAGGCGATAGCAGCAGGGGACTCAGACGACCGCGGCCGCGACCGCTCGTTGCAAAAAGCACAGGACTTCCTATTCGAACTAATGACAACGACCGATCATGAAGCCGAACGAAGCGACCGGCTCATGACAATCTACCTCCACATGAACCAATGCCTCGTCCAAACGCATATAACGAAAACGGACGACCTGCTCGGCCATGTCGAGGAAATGACCGTTCAGCTAATCGCGTCATGGCAAGTCGCCAAACAAGTGACACGCCGCAGGAATTTCACGACGGACCGCTTGTGAATGAGCGGTTTTTGGATTAATGAGAGATTCCCAGGGGAATATGAGAACTTATTCCACATAAATGAGAAGTCCCAGTGAAAGAACGAGAACTCTTCTAGCGTAAATGAGAAGTCCCGAGGAAGGAACCGGAATTCATCCCGCACAAACAAAAAACCTGGGAATCAGCGAGCACTCGCAATCCCCAGGACGTCCCCATATCATTTCCCTTTAAACTCCGGTTTCCGCTTCTCCGCAAATGCGGCGAGCGCTTCCAACCGATCCTCTGTCGGAATCGTAATTTCATAAGCCTTCCGCTCGATTGCAAGCCCTGTCTGCAAATCGGCGTTCATCCCGTGTTTAATTGCAAACTTCGCTTGTTGCAACGCAATCGGTCCAGTTGTAAGCAGCTGCTCTATGAAACGATCTACTGTTTCTTGTAAAAAATTCACTGGAGCGACTCCCGTCAACATGCCGTACAAAAGAGCGTCTTCAGCTTTCAATCGTCTTGCCGTCAAAATGAGTTCCATCGCCTTCGCTTCACCGATCAGCCTCGGCAACCGCTGCGTCCCGCCAGCTCCCGGAATGATGGCAAGCCCCGTCTCCGTCAGCCCCATCAAAACCGAATCCGCCGCGAATCTGAAATCGCAAGCAAGCGCAAGCTCCATTCCGCCGCCGAACGCATAGCCATTCAACACCGCAATTGTCGGCTGCGGCAAATTCTCCACCATCGTGAACACTTCACCGATCTTGTAAATATTCCGCTTCACTTGCGAATCGGTGAGCGTCCGTCGTTCCTTCAAATCAGCCCCCACGCTGAATGCACGGTCCCCGGAGCCCGTAAAGACGACAACTCGGATATCGGGATTAATGCGGATTGACTCGATCACTTGTCCTAGTTCCGACAGCATATCGTAATTGAAAGCATTCATCGCTTCAGGGCGGTGCAACGTCACCTTCGCGACATGCCCCTTTTGTTCAAACAGTAGTGTTTCCATTATGAATTCCCCCATTTGCTTAAACTTTCTTCCAACATATCATTTTTCTACACCTGCCGCTATTATAATAGTTTGAAAATTAGTAGTAAAAGAGAACCAGTTTTGCTATACTGTTTTCATTGAGAGGTGGGAAAATGGAGTTACATATATTTGTAGGCAGGCAGCCGATTTTGGACAGCGAAGGGCGGATTTTTGGCTACGAACTGCTTTATCGCAACAGTGAACGGAACAGCTTCCCGGATATCGATCCCGAACAGGCGACAGTCCAATTGCTCGTCAATACGTTTCTGTCGATCGGCGTCGATCAAATTTCTGGCAACTCGAAGTCATTCATTAATTTTTCCGGTGAACTGCTCATTAAGGACATCTTTTCAAACTTGAAGCCGGAATGCGTCGTCATCGAAATTTTGGAGGACGTCGAAATCACTCCTGCGCTCATTTCTCGGATTAGGGAAATCAAGCAGGAAGGGTTTGAACTTGCGCTCGACGACTTCATCGTGCAAGACCAATACGCCTTACATACCGAACTTTTCGAGCTGATCGATTACGTGAAAGTCGACTTCCTCGCCGTCGATGAAAAGGGGAGACTTCCGATCGAGAAGTTCATCAAACAGTATCCGCATATTAAGTTGCTAGCGGAGAAAATCGAAACGGAAGAGCAGTTTCAAAATGCGAAAAGAAGCGGCTACGACCTGTTCCAAGGGTATTTTTTCGCAAAGCCCGAGATCATCAAAGGCGTCGAAATACCTGCGAACCTCAATCTGCATATGCAAATCATCAACAGATTGAATGACAGCGATCCTAACATCGATGAAATTGCAAATCTCATACTCCATGACATCTCACTGACGTATAAACTACTGCGATTCATCAACACGATGAACTTCAGCGTCCCGAAAAGCGTCGGCTCAGTAAAACAGGCGATCATTCTAATCGGCATGCGCGAACTGAGGAAATGGATGCGGATTTTAATGCTGCAGGATATTAGCGACCATTCATCGAGCGGCCGCGTTAAGGCACTCGTTTCCTATTCAATGTCGCGCGCGAAAATGTGTGAACTCGTCGCTGTCCGCACGGGGTATCCGAACGGGGACGAGCATTTCTTCGTCGGCCTGTTTTCGTTGCTCGACGTCATTATGAAGCGCAGCTGGGACGATGTTTTGCCGATGTTCCCGTTCTCAGATGAAGTGGCGGAAACATTGCAAGGAAAGCAGACCGACCTGACCCCTTACTTGGAACTTGCTATCGCAACAGAGCGGTTTGATTTTGATAAAATCGTTCAAATTGGCAACCGGTTAGGTGTGACGAAAAAGGAGCTCGTGGCATTCTCGAACAAAGCCAACCAGTGGGCGCGCATGCTCGAAAGATGAGCTGACAGGGCGTTTCTTTTCACCTGCATATGAAGTAGAATATGATGCAGGAGTTGATTAGTAGTGAAAACAGCAATTGTAACAGATAGTACGGCATATTTGCCGCCACAAATAATAGAGAAACTCGATATAAACATCATCTCTTTGACGGTGACGATCGACGGACAAGTGTATGACGAGGAAGTCGATCTGACGTCAGCGGATTTTTACGATAAAGTGCGCGGCGAAGGGCCGCTGCCGAAAACATCCCAGCCGCCGGTCGGGAAATTTGTCGAGCTGTTCGAATCATTGAAGGAGAATTATGACGCCATCATTTCGATCCATCTGTCAAGCGGCATAAGCGGCACGTACGCAGGCGCCGTCCAAGCAGGGGAAATGACGGAAGGCGTCGACGTCCGCGCATTCGACTCGGAACTGTCATGCTATATGCAAGGATTTTACGTCATCCGCGCAGCCGAAATGGCTAATGAAGGGGCCACTCCCGACGAAATCATGGCAGAGCTCGAGGAAATGAGAAAGACGATGCGCGCCTATTTCATGGTCAACGACCTCGCTCATTTGCAGCGTGGCGGCAGGCTTTCTAGCGCACAAGCGTTAATCGGCGGATTGCTCCAAGTGAAGCCGATCCTGCACTTCCAAGACAAAGTGATCGTCCCGTTCGAGAAAATTCGTACACGGAAAAAAGCGATGAAACGGATTGCAGACTTGCTCTCAGAAGACGCGGAAAG
The genomic region above belongs to Sporosarcina sp. Marseille-Q4943 and contains:
- a CDS encoding late competence development ComFB family protein, whose protein sequence is MPVYNVMEEVVHGVLQQYEKELHLTCNCDRCKDDIMAIALNEIKPRYIVNSKLSPYIRAEHVADRQGATNILSTVVKAARIVSANPRCDNAKKE
- a CDS encoding flagellin, whose product is MRVLSSEHIAVSANRSMRNAGQIENSLVKLGSGVKIAKGSDNASGLSISETMRAQIRGISRAQSNMQDGLSVLEASNEGLNNVNGLLQRARELAVMSANDTLTVNDRAASQVELDHLLGAVDDTATKLEFNTKKILGQNGSLTLQVGANAGQQMQITLVDVSSKALGLEGASLRMRAEANELITKIDEAIKTVSRHLTRIGSNMEAVEHHLTNVLVFETNLTKSLSLLEDTDMAKEMINFVNLDIRQQGDHLLVKQVNQNIHSVMSLFSK
- the fliS gene encoding flagellar export chaperone FliS — protein: MTTIDIEKAIQIYIEASASTLSMMEYVLLLLNEFQKNVQQCKQAIAAGDSDDRGRDRSLQKAQDFLFELMTTTDHEAERSDRLMTIYLHMNQCLVQTHITKTDDLLGHVEEMTVQLIASWQVAKQVTRRRNFTTDRL
- a CDS encoding enoyl-CoA hydratase-related protein gives rise to the protein METLLFEQKGHVAKVTLHRPEAMNAFNYDMLSELGQVIESIRINPDIRVVVFTGSGDRAFSVGADLKERRTLTDSQVKRNIYKIGEVFTMVENLPQPTIAVLNGYAFGGGMELALACDFRFAADSVLMGLTETGLAIIPGAGGTQRLPRLIGEAKAMELILTARRLKAEDALLYGMLTGVAPVNFLQETVDRFIEQLLTTGPIALQQAKFAIKHGMNADLQTGLAIERKAYEITIPTEDRLEALAAFAEKRKPEFKGK
- a CDS encoding EAL and HDOD domain-containing protein, with the translated sequence MELHIFVGRQPILDSEGRIFGYELLYRNSERNSFPDIDPEQATVQLLVNTFLSIGVDQISGNSKSFINFSGELLIKDIFSNLKPECVVIEILEDVEITPALISRIREIKQEGFELALDDFIVQDQYALHTELFELIDYVKVDFLAVDEKGRLPIEKFIKQYPHIKLLAEKIETEEQFQNAKRSGYDLFQGYFFAKPEIIKGVEIPANLNLHMQIINRLNDSDPNIDEIANLILHDISLTYKLLRFINTMNFSVPKSVGSVKQAIILIGMRELRKWMRILMLQDISDHSSSGRVKALVSYSMSRAKMCELVAVRTGYPNGDEHFFVGLFSLLDVIMKRSWDDVLPMFPFSDEVAETLQGKQTDLTPYLELAIATERFDFDKIVQIGNRLGVTKKELVAFSNKANQWARMLER
- a CDS encoding DegV family protein, with the protein product MKTAIVTDSTAYLPPQIIEKLDINIISLTVTIDGQVYDEEVDLTSADFYDKVRGEGPLPKTSQPPVGKFVELFESLKENYDAIISIHLSSGISGTYAGAVQAGEMTEGVDVRAFDSELSCYMQGFYVIRAAEMANEGATPDEIMAELEEMRKTMRAYFMVNDLAHLQRGGRLSSAQALIGGLLQVKPILHFQDKVIVPFEKIRTRKKAMKRIADLLSEDAERMPLDAAIIHANRPEEAGAWKQELEERMPDVNFTISHFGPVIGTHLGEGSMGLGWVKRKT